Proteins found in one Salmo salar chromosome ssa26, Ssal_v3.1, whole genome shotgun sequence genomic segment:
- the lce gene encoding Low choriolytic enzyme precursor (The RefSeq protein has 3 substitutions compared to this genomic sequence): MAPVFVLTIFIAVLCSVQGRSTGKASFERSEEDMEINSTRTNSIEEEDFSASTLIEKANRNLGKRLDEPLVMFGDIAVNTGFMNADPCTAHTCKWPKSSDGNVYVPYVISNQYSPRERSVIKCGLQTFAASTCVRFFPRTNQRDFVDIQSLSGCFSYVGRQKNGQVLSLKRKGCVHQSVVQHELLHALGFRHEHSRSDRDSHVQILTQNILPGKESNFNKVNTINLGTPYDYNSVMQYSRFAFSKNNQPTILPIPDNNAVIGKATQMSPMDILRINRLYKCRKQLD; this comes from the exons ATggcacctgtctttgtgctgacCATTTTCATCGCCGTTCTCTGCTCAGTTCAGGGCCGATCTACAGGG AAAGCTCCATTTGAAAGGAGTGAAGAGGACATGGAAATTG ACAGCACCCGCACCAATAGCATTGAGGAGGAGGATTTTTCTGCTTCAACGCTCATTGAGAAGGCCAACAGAAATCTTG GGAAAAGACTTGACGAGCCACTAGTCATGTTTGGGGACATTGCAGTAAATACTGGGTTCATGAACGCTGACCCCTGCACAGCTCACACCTGCAAATGGCCGAAGTCCTCTGATGGGAAAGTTTACGTGCCCTATGTGATCTCTAATCAATACT CGCCCCGGGAGAGGTCCGTTATTAAATGTGGGCTGCAAACCTTTGCTGCATCAACCTGCGTCCGATTCTTTCCGCGAACCAATCAGAGGGACTTTGTGGACATCCAGTCTCTGTCAGG CTGTTTCTCGTATGTTGGACGCCAGAAAAATGGCCAGGTGCTGTCTCTGAAGAGGAAAGGATGTGTCCATCAGTCTGTGGTGCAGCATGAACTGCTGCACGCCTTGGGCTTCAGACACGAGCATTCGCGCAGTGACCGTGACAGCCATGTTCAAATCCTGACTCAGAACATTTTGCCTG GAAAGGAATCCAATTTCAATAAGGTCAACACGATAAACTTGGGGACTCCATATGACTATAATTCTGTCATGCAATACTCAAG GTTTGCCTTCTCCAAGAACAATCAGCCCACCATTCTTCCGATCCCTGACAATAATGCAGTTATTGGCAAGGCAACTCAGATGAGCCCTATGGACATTCTGCGGATCAATCGTCTCTACAAATGCA GAAAGCAGTTGGACTGA